One window of uncultured Methanoregula sp. genomic DNA carries:
- a CDS encoding YkgJ family cysteine cluster protein, translated as MTDDWLLRAEDICHTCGGHCCDGAQPPLSSERIAIILSKGDFAHCIGFDGYHFLRSKENGECTLQKNGKCQIHDFKPETCRSGPFTFDVKGDTIEIFLKFESLCPIVRLLKEVPEAYEQQYNRAVTHITHLVSLLPQEELDVICRIDEPETEKVAEIPRKYL; from the coding sequence ATGACTGATGACTGGCTATTAAGAGCAGAGGATATCTGCCACACCTGCGGGGGCCATTGCTGCGATGGCGCACAGCCCCCGTTGAGTTCCGAACGTATCGCGATCATTCTTTCAAAAGGCGACTTTGCCCATTGCATAGGGTTTGACGGCTACCATTTCCTGCGCTCAAAAGAGAACGGCGAATGCACCCTCCAGAAGAACGGCAAATGCCAGATCCACGACTTCAAGCCGGAGACCTGCCGGTCGGGCCCGTTCACGTTCGATGTCAAGGGAGATACAATTGAGATCTTCCTGAAATTCGAGAGCTTATGCCCCATAGTCCGCCTCCTCAAGGAAGTACCGGAAGCGTACGAGCAGCAGTACAACCGGGCAGTCACCCATATCACGCACCTTGTCTCGCTCCTCCCGCAGGAGGAACTGGATGTTATCTGCCGGATCGATGAACCGGAGACCGAGAAGGTGGCGGAAATCCCACGGAAGTATCTCTGA
- a CDS encoding glutamate-cysteine ligase family protein, with the protein MTIGTEHEYSINDNTFHPLPVSDQILKSICGRYESEILFGDVKLGKELQKTVLEIIPRTPAEEISGLETHIHRGVRKFSDIFRDQYHLLGLGMHPTLTLDETAVWDHDEGEYYEIYDRLFNIRQHGWLNIQALQINLSYRNEKDLVGTYNRIRSLLPYLIAVTASSPMVEGKLTGSCDNRLLYYRENQKEIPQICNNILPDKIRAVADYRLAQDEVFSSLREHGADILCEEWVNSSGLIIRFSRKCLEIKALDEQESVHSDMAVCAFVRSLLRCRSLPLESDEGALRSIMEQAITNGTEGLRPELSKLYSAAWQTATEDERRFLPVIKERIEKGSLAELMTGRFSREPEITPVLAELAACLKENRSWTG; encoded by the coding sequence ATGACAATCGGTACCGAACACGAATATTCCATCAACGACAACACCTTCCATCCCCTGCCGGTCTCGGACCAGATCCTGAAATCCATCTGCGGCCGGTACGAGAGCGAGATCCTGTTTGGCGATGTAAAACTGGGTAAAGAACTCCAGAAGACGGTGCTCGAGATTATCCCCCGTACGCCGGCTGAAGAGATTTCCGGGCTCGAAACCCATATCCACCGGGGGGTCCGGAAGTTCTCGGATATCTTCCGGGATCAGTACCATCTCCTCGGGCTCGGCATGCACCCGACCCTTACGCTTGACGAGACCGCGGTCTGGGACCATGATGAGGGCGAGTATTACGAGATCTATGACCGGCTCTTCAATATCCGGCAGCACGGCTGGCTGAATATCCAGGCACTGCAGATCAATCTCTCCTACCGCAATGAGAAAGACCTGGTCGGAACCTACAACCGGATCCGGTCCCTCCTCCCGTACCTTATCGCGGTCACGGCTTCATCGCCGATGGTGGAAGGAAAACTGACCGGCTCCTGCGACAACCGGCTCCTCTATTACCGGGAAAACCAGAAAGAGATCCCACAGATCTGTAATAATATTCTCCCGGACAAGATTCGTGCAGTGGCAGATTACCGTTTGGCGCAGGATGAAGTATTCTCCTCGCTGCGTGAGCATGGCGCTGACATCCTTTGCGAGGAATGGGTCAATTCCTCGGGGCTCATCATCCGCTTTTCCAGGAAATGCCTTGAGATCAAGGCGCTGGACGAGCAGGAATCCGTGCACTCGGACATGGCAGTCTGTGCATTTGTCCGGTCCCTGCTCCGGTGCAGGTCCCTCCCGCTTGAGTCCGATGAGGGAGCACTTCGCAGTATCATGGAGCAGGCCATTACGAATGGAACGGAAGGACTCAGGCCGGAACTTTCGAAGCTGTACTCTGCGGCATGGCAGACGGCAACGGAAGATGAGCGCCGGTTCCTCCCGGTGATAAAAGAGCGGATCGAAAAGGGCAGCCTTGCGGAGCTGATGACCGGAAGGTTCTCCCGGGAACCGGAGATCACCCCCGTTCTCGCAGAACTGGCAGCCTGCCTCAAAGAGAACCGGAGCTGGACCGGGTGA